The following proteins come from a genomic window of Nostoc sp. TCL26-01:
- a CDS encoding NAD(P)/FAD-dependent oxidoreductase — translation MKEILYLEIPIPDTATVRSWLQADFDPKNWEKILTPDGLRLKLSSKYTTSGTNISEKLPKEISVFVWSVQRTTYLKVFRWAEQPLAGEKEILQRLTTELRKRFPHNYPEPPKIDLSQESIFSALAPYYPLTVKYFQKMPNGEYDLQRAYWWEQRWREGVRHPQQPRQVVFSRNRDWGLGTGNREKAEAHRRTGTEERINSNSQSPITNPQYDLIYIGGALGAIHAAVMAKLGYKVLLVERLPFGRMNREWNISRDELQSLVNLGLVTTAELETVIAREYKDGFNKFFDGNNPAKLRSPVLHTPTVLNIALDSEKWLKLCGQKLKATGGEIWDETEFIRADIDDTHVVVTVKHLPTQVEKQVSGRLLVDAMGTASPIAWQLNGGRAFDSVCPTVGAVIDKGFAPEVWDSQYGDVLYSHGDISRGRQLIWELFPGIGEELTIYLFHYHEVNPENPGSLLEMYEDFFTILPEYRRCDMEKLVWKKPTFGYIPGHFSIGSSDRTIAFDRLIAIGDAASLQSPLVFTGFGSLVRNLERLTTLLNVALKHDLLKFRHLNLIRAYQSNVSVTWLFSKGMMVPTGKFIPPQRINSMLNTFFGLLTDEPPEVADNFIKDRCDWLTFNRLALKAARKNPALLWWIWELAGAKDLLRWLGNYANFGRDALVNALLSAWFPNFLVQVKPWLETHNPGLWLRLLAINYAITTGRPQHNNSKFKIPTGKAHAYKIQN, via the coding sequence ATGAAAGAAATTCTTTATCTTGAAATTCCGATTCCTGATACGGCTACTGTACGCAGTTGGCTACAAGCAGATTTTGACCCAAAAAATTGGGAGAAAATACTGACTCCAGACGGCTTGCGTCTGAAATTATCTAGTAAATATACAACAAGTGGTACAAATATTTCCGAAAAATTACCGAAAGAAATTTCTGTATTTGTCTGGTCTGTCCAGAGAACTACTTACCTCAAGGTTTTTCGGTGGGCAGAACAGCCATTAGCAGGTGAGAAGGAAATTCTACAACGCCTCACCACGGAACTCAGAAAGCGCTTTCCGCACAACTACCCAGAACCACCCAAAATTGATTTATCCCAAGAATCAATTTTTTCAGCCCTAGCTCCCTACTACCCTCTTACCGTCAAATATTTCCAAAAAATGCCCAACGGGGAATACGACCTCCAACGTGCTTATTGGTGGGAACAAAGATGGCGTGAAGGAGTGCGGCATCCACAGCAGCCTCGTCAGGTTGTGTTTTCGCGGAATAGGGACTGGGGACTGGGGACTGGGAATCGGGAAAAAGCGGAGGCGCACAGGCGCACAGGCACAGAGGAGAGAATTAACTCTAATTCCCAATCGCCAATTACCAATCCCCAATATGACCTGATCTACATCGGCGGTGCATTAGGGGCAATTCATGCGGCGGTGATGGCGAAGTTGGGGTATAAGGTGTTGCTGGTGGAACGTCTGCCGTTTGGGCGGATGAATCGGGAGTGGAATATTTCTCGTGATGAACTGCAAAGTTTGGTGAATCTGGGTTTGGTGACGACAGCCGAACTGGAAACAGTGATTGCTCGTGAGTATAAGGACGGATTTAATAAGTTTTTTGACGGGAATAACCCAGCGAAATTGCGATCGCCTGTTTTACACACGCCAACGGTGTTAAATATAGCCTTAGATTCGGAAAAATGGCTCAAGCTGTGTGGGCAGAAGCTCAAAGCCACCGGTGGAGAAATCTGGGACGAGACAGAATTTATCCGGGCAGATATTGATGATACACACGTTGTAGTTACAGTCAAGCATTTACCCACACAAGTAGAGAAACAAGTGAGTGGGCGACTATTGGTAGATGCGATGGGAACGGCTTCCCCAATTGCTTGGCAATTAAACGGTGGTCGTGCTTTTGATAGTGTTTGTCCAACAGTGGGTGCAGTCATAGACAAGGGATTTGCACCAGAAGTATGGGATTCCCAGTATGGAGATGTACTGTATAGCCACGGTGATATTTCTCGTGGGAGACAGTTGATTTGGGAACTATTTCCCGGAATTGGTGAAGAATTGACGATTTACTTGTTTCACTACCACGAAGTCAACCCAGAAAATCCTGGTTCTTTGCTGGAAATGTACGAAGACTTTTTTACAATTTTGCCAGAGTATCGGCGTTGCGATATGGAAAAGCTGGTGTGGAAAAAACCCACATTTGGTTACATACCTGGACATTTTAGTATTGGCAGTAGCGATCGCACCATCGCCTTTGATAGATTGATTGCGATCGGTGATGCAGCTTCCCTCCAATCACCCCTAGTATTTACTGGTTTTGGTTCCCTAGTCCGCAACTTAGAACGCCTCACCACCCTATTAAATGTAGCCCTTAAGCATGATTTATTAAAATTCCGTCACTTGAATCTGATTCGCGCCTATCAGAGCAATGTTTCTGTGACTTGGCTATTTTCCAAAGGCATGATGGTTCCCACAGGGAAATTCATCCCACCTCAGCGCATCAACTCCATGCTCAATACCTTCTTTGGGCTACTCACAGATGAACCGCCAGAAGTAGCAGATAATTTCATCAAAGATAGGTGTGACTGGCTCACCTTCAACCGCCTAGCCCTGAAAGCCGCACGCAAAAATCCGGCTTTATTATGGTGGATTTGGGAACTGGCTGGAGCCAAAGATTTGCTCAGATGGTTAGGAAATTACGCTAACTTTGGTCGTGATGCTCTAGTTAATGCCTTACTGAGTGCCTGGTTTCCCAACTTTTTAGTCCAGGTTAAACCGTGGCTAGAAACCCACAATCCAGGCTTATGGTTACGATTGTTAGCTATTAATTACGCTATCACCACAGGCAGACCACAACATAACAATTCAAAATTCAAAATACCCACCGGGAAAGCTCACGCCTACAAAATTCAAAATTAA
- the cimA gene encoding citramalate synthase, which translates to MTKNSSPQIWLYDTTLRDGTQREGLSVSIEDKLRIAHRLDQLGIPFIEGGWPGANPKDVQFFWQLQEDPLKQAQIVAFCSTRRPNTCAADEPMLQAILTAGSRWVAIFGKSWDLHVTASLKTTLEENLAMIRDTIEFFRSQGRGVIYDAEHWFDGYKHNRDYALQTLKAAMTAGAEWLVLCDTNGGTLPHEVSEIVKDVVKETGEWGQGDKGSQHCAGVSLVEVTSVTRREEENSRFSSQSPITNHPLPITQIGIHTHNDSDMAVANAIAAVMAGARMVQGTINGYGERCGNANLCSLIPNLQLKLGLSCIAEHQLGQLAEASRFVSEVVNLAPDEHAPFVGRSAFAHKGGIHVSAVERNPLTYEHIQPEQVGNRRRIVISEQSGISNVLAKARTFGIELDKQTPEAKQILQRLKELESEGYQFEAAEASFALLMYEALGGRQQFFEIKGFQVHCDLVEGKETTNALATVKVAVNGRNILEAAEGNGPVAALDAALRKALVNFYPQLATFELTDYKVRILDGHTGTAAKTRVLVESGNGYQRWTTVGVSPNILAASYQAVVEGLEYGLLLHAQAEAAVR; encoded by the coding sequence ATGACCAAAAATTCCTCACCTCAGATTTGGCTTTATGACACCACACTACGAGATGGCACTCAGCGCGAAGGATTATCAGTTTCCATAGAAGACAAGCTACGCATTGCTCACCGACTCGACCAATTAGGAATTCCCTTCATAGAAGGTGGGTGGCCTGGAGCTAACCCGAAGGATGTTCAATTTTTCTGGCAACTTCAAGAAGATCCGCTAAAACAAGCACAAATTGTTGCATTTTGTTCAACTCGTCGCCCAAATACTTGTGCCGCAGACGAACCAATGCTCCAAGCCATCCTCACGGCGGGTTCTCGCTGGGTAGCAATTTTTGGTAAATCTTGGGATCTACACGTTACAGCGAGTCTCAAGACGACTCTAGAAGAAAATTTAGCGATGATCCGCGATACTATCGAGTTTTTTCGCTCTCAAGGACGGGGGGTAATTTACGATGCTGAACACTGGTTTGATGGCTACAAGCACAATCGAGATTATGCCCTACAGACCTTAAAAGCAGCGATGACAGCAGGCGCTGAATGGTTAGTCCTCTGTGATACCAATGGTGGTACTTTACCTCACGAAGTTAGCGAGATTGTCAAAGATGTGGTAAAGGAGACTGGGGAATGGGGACAAGGGGACAAGGGGAGCCAGCACTGTGCGGGGGTTTCCCTCGTTGAGGTGACTAGCGTGACAAGGAGAGAAGAAGAAAATTCTCGTTTCTCTTCCCAATCACCAATCACCAATCACCCATTACCCATTACCCAAATCGGTATTCACACTCATAACGACTCTGATATGGCAGTGGCTAATGCTATAGCAGCTGTGATGGCAGGGGCAAGAATGGTACAAGGTACGATCAACGGTTATGGTGAGCGTTGCGGCAATGCCAATTTATGTTCATTAATTCCTAATCTACAATTGAAACTAGGTCTTAGCTGTATCGCAGAACACCAGCTAGGTCAACTAGCAGAAGCCAGTCGCTTTGTCAGTGAAGTGGTAAATCTCGCCCCTGATGAACACGCTCCTTTTGTGGGACGTTCGGCTTTTGCTCATAAAGGTGGTATTCATGTCTCAGCTGTAGAACGTAATCCCCTCACCTATGAACATATCCAGCCGGAACAGGTAGGAAATCGGCGGCGGATTGTGATTTCTGAACAATCAGGTATCAGTAATGTTTTGGCTAAAGCCCGGACTTTTGGGATTGAACTCGACAAGCAAACACCAGAAGCAAAACAAATTCTTCAGCGCCTCAAGGAATTGGAAAGTGAAGGGTATCAATTTGAAGCAGCCGAAGCCAGTTTTGCACTCTTAATGTATGAAGCTTTGGGAGGCAGACAACAGTTTTTTGAAATTAAAGGCTTTCAAGTCCACTGCGACTTGGTAGAAGGGAAAGAAACAACTAATGCCTTAGCCACAGTAAAAGTTGCTGTCAACGGTAGGAATATTTTAGAAGCGGCAGAGGGCAATGGCCCAGTAGCAGCTTTAGACGCAGCTTTACGTAAAGCTTTAGTGAACTTTTATCCGCAACTGGCGACATTTGAGTTGACAGATTACAAAGTGCGGATTCTGGATGGACACACAGGTACAGCAGCAAAAACCCGCGTCCTAGTGGAATCTGGCAATGGTTATCAACGTTGGACAACTGTAGGGGTATCACCAAACATTCTGGCAGCTTCTTATCAAGCAGTTGTTGAGGGATTGGAATACGGCTTGTTACTGCACGCTCAAGCAGAAGCAGCAGTGCGTTGA
- a CDS encoding 2Fe-2S iron-sulfur cluster-binding protein, producing the protein MPKVLAQGKTIECSRQENLRKILLKSGIDLYNDGAKVINCRGIGSCGTCAVKIEGEVSAANWRDQTRRSLPPHSPTKDLSLTSQTQVLGDVRVTKFDGFWGQGSQIVWQPEG; encoded by the coding sequence ATGCCTAAGGTATTAGCTCAGGGTAAAACAATTGAATGTAGTCGCCAAGAAAATTTACGCAAAATTCTGCTAAAAAGTGGTATTGACCTCTACAATGACGGTGCTAAGGTAATAAACTGTCGGGGTATTGGTAGTTGTGGAACCTGTGCGGTCAAAATAGAAGGTGAAGTGTCTGCCGCAAACTGGCGTGATCAAACACGGCGATCGCTGCCTCCTCATTCTCCTACAAAAGACCTGAGTTTGACAAGCCAAACGCAGGTCTTAGGTGATGTAAGAGTAACAAAATTTGATGGATTTTGGGGTCAAGGTTCTCAGATAGTGTGGCAACCAGAAGGTTAG
- the thiO gene encoding glycine oxidase ThiO, with product MTSDIVIIGGGVIGLAIAIELKLRGAKVTVLCRDFQEAAAHAAAGMLAPDAEHITDEAMKSLCWRSRSLYPEWTRKLEDLTGLNTGYWPCGILAPVYQEQGNKGVGIQGCQGESPAYWLETAAIHQYQPGLGADVVGGWWYPEDAQVDNRALVHVLWTAAQNLGVEIKDQVTTEAFLQQQGQIAGIQTNIGLIRADHYVLATGAWASELLPLPVSPRKGQMLKVRVPEFVTELPLKRVLFGENIYIVPRRDRSIIIGATSEDVGFTPHNTPTGIQHLLAQAIRLYPQLQHYPIQEFWWGFRPATPDELPILGTSHCPNLTLATGHYRNGILLAPITATLIADLIWEQKPEPLLSHFHHSRFHNQPSIPPMLTHSALTPTLPHSHTPTLSHSLTQHSALIIAGKTFQSRLMTGTGKYRSIEEMQQSVVASGCEIVTVAVRRVQTKAPGHEGLAEALDWSKIWMLPNTAGCQTAEEAIRVARLGREMAKLLGQEDNNFVKLEVIPDPKYLLPDPIGTLAAAEQLVKEGFAVLPYINADPMLAKRLEEVGCATVMPLASPIGSGQGLKTTANIQIIIENAKIPVVVDAGIGAPSEAAQAMELGADALLINSAIALAQNPPAMAQAMSLATIAGRLAYLSGRMPIKDYASASSPLTGKVTG from the coding sequence ATGACTAGTGACATTGTAATTATTGGTGGCGGTGTTATTGGGTTAGCGATCGCCATTGAACTCAAATTGCGCGGGGCAAAAGTCACCGTGCTTTGTCGTGACTTCCAAGAGGCTGCTGCTCACGCCGCCGCCGGGATGCTAGCCCCAGATGCGGAACACATTACAGATGAGGCGATGAAATCGTTGTGCTGGCGATCGCGTTCTCTCTATCCAGAGTGGACACGCAAGCTAGAAGACTTAACTGGTTTAAATACTGGTTACTGGCCTTGTGGGATCTTAGCCCCTGTTTATCAAGAACAAGGGAATAAAGGTGTAGGGATTCAGGGGTGTCAGGGAGAATCACCTGCTTATTGGTTAGAAACAGCTGCTATTCATCAATATCAGCCGGGGTTAGGTGCGGATGTGGTTGGTGGATGGTGGTATCCAGAGGATGCCCAAGTTGATAATCGTGCCTTGGTTCATGTTTTGTGGACAGCTGCCCAAAATCTGGGTGTGGAAATTAAAGATCAGGTTACTACAGAAGCATTTTTACAACAGCAGGGACAAATAGCTGGTATACAAACAAATATAGGATTAATCCGTGCGGATCACTATGTTTTAGCCACAGGTGCTTGGGCAAGTGAATTATTACCTTTACCTGTCAGTCCTCGTAAGGGGCAAATGTTGAAGGTAAGAGTACCGGAATTTGTCACAGAATTACCCTTAAAACGAGTCTTATTTGGTGAGAATATTTACATCGTACCGAGACGCGATCGCTCTATTATAATTGGGGCAACCAGTGAAGATGTCGGCTTTACCCCCCACAACACCCCAACCGGCATTCAACACTTACTCGCACAAGCTATTCGCCTATATCCGCAGCTACAGCACTACCCTATACAAGAATTCTGGTGGGGATTCCGCCCAGCCACCCCCGATGAATTACCCATTTTAGGCACTAGCCACTGTCCAAACCTCACCCTAGCTACAGGTCATTATCGCAATGGCATCTTACTTGCGCCCATAACTGCCACACTCATCGCCGATTTAATCTGGGAACAAAAACCCGAACCCCTACTCTCTCACTTCCATCATTCCCGTTTCCACAACCAACCATCTATCCCCCCCATGCTCACCCACTCAGCACTCACTCCCACACTCCCACACTCCCACACTCCCACACTCTCACACTCTCTTACTCAGCACTCAGCACTAATCATCGCTGGCAAAACCTTCCAATCTCGCTTGATGACTGGCACAGGCAAGTATCGCAGCATTGAAGAAATGCAGCAAAGTGTTGTAGCTAGCGGTTGTGAAATTGTGACTGTGGCTGTGCGACGAGTGCAAACCAAAGCTCCTGGACACGAAGGTTTAGCAGAAGCCCTCGATTGGTCAAAAATCTGGATGTTACCCAATACGGCTGGCTGTCAAACCGCAGAAGAGGCAATTCGTGTTGCCCGATTGGGACGAGAAATGGCTAAATTATTAGGACAGGAAGATAACAATTTTGTCAAGTTAGAAGTCATCCCCGACCCGAAATATTTACTACCTGATCCCATTGGCACATTGGCAGCTGCCGAACAATTAGTCAAAGAAGGCTTTGCTGTATTACCTTACATCAATGCTGACCCCATGCTAGCCAAGCGTTTAGAGGAAGTAGGTTGTGCCACAGTCATGCCCTTAGCATCACCCATAGGTTCAGGACAAGGGCTAAAAACCACCGCCAATATTCAAATCATCATCGAAAATGCCAAAATCCCTGTCGTAGTAGATGCTGGTATTGGCGCACCCTCAGAAGCAGCTCAAGCGATGGAATTAGGCGCTGATGCCTTGTTAATTAATAGTGCGATCGCCCTAGCCCAAAACCCCCCAGCAATGGCTCAGGCAATGAGCCTAGCCACCATCGCCGGTCGTCTCGCCTACCTATCCGGCAGAATGCCCATCAAAGACTACGCCAGCGCCAGTTCACCGCTAACAGGCAAGGTTACGGGATAG
- the psb34 gene encoding photosystem II assembly protein Psb34 translates to MPYTTEEGGLLNNFAKEPKVYQAEPPTAGQKRTYVILGVAAIVLVSGLIVVAFSVSHVS, encoded by the coding sequence ATGCCCTATACAACCGAAGAAGGCGGACTTTTAAACAATTTTGCCAAGGAGCCAAAAGTTTATCAAGCGGAACCTCCAACAGCAGGACAAAAGCGTACTTACGTCATTTTAGGAGTCGCCGCCATAGTTTTGGTTAGCGGTTTAATAGTTGTCGCTTTCTCCGTTTCCCATGTGAGTTGA
- a CDS encoding tetratricopeptide repeat protein has protein sequence MSVNDTAHSDNSAWNRQVYHRLKLALSLGLRRQLFLAVCDDLHLRNQVAARLHSTLAYPVGQVLYQPADGQETSTPAYPRLVTLRLNFQEPNPITQINQWLANYPPPVVGASKDSPGKPLPIPTFQIVGVEQLTKQPVASQRLFLHYLRLSEQYFASQESSRFLESSVLLWVSRPWLSAIQQSAPQFWRWRTGVFIFAGEPTPTTQNTSHPERFSNSRSLNLDKIEQSVLDELDIETEVSAISPTDLKFGDDLALPIETPQQTDTKEEVLPSISELFTTKQKQQEFTARSSTANRPSLVSFSHVSQELSELVWATINPQIPLENEDNWQPQQFLLEIEELHSRSATGEALAVAYHQLGNLYRLRIEQGQSTLENLMVAIIAYQEAISYDENSPQLPDILNDLGTLYWMLYRTPTNIEEGQSYIEQGIEFYQLALKMISPETHSETYARVQNNLGTAYGDLARFLSPAENWQKAVVAYGEALRHRTVDLDPLKYAACQNNLGTAYWHLAQYNQPVLHLKLAIASYKQALAHYNPQEEPLKYGMIQNNIGTAYWNLSQYEQPKEHLQLAVDVYREALKYRTPATVPNACAATQNNLGTAYWHLANLSQTPKDIRQKLLQLCIVAYKEAIALAHSLSHTSLSFDLFATHNNLGLAHYQLVTDNTFNGDKMERSQHLEAALENHLQALNGLSKQPEAYQTTFAYVVKTVRAFHSELGIQGQNLALSKVPGHLLPEILPKL, from the coding sequence ATGAGCGTGAATGATACTGCACACTCCGATAATTCTGCTTGGAATCGGCAAGTCTATCATCGTCTAAAACTTGCCCTCAGTCTTGGTTTGCGGCGGCAACTGTTTTTGGCAGTTTGTGATGATTTACATCTGAGAAATCAGGTTGCAGCTAGGTTACATTCGACTTTGGCTTATCCTGTAGGACAGGTACTATACCAGCCTGCTGATGGACAGGAAACTAGTACACCTGCTTATCCTCGATTAGTGACTTTACGGTTAAATTTCCAAGAACCCAATCCCATTACACAAATTAATCAGTGGTTGGCTAATTATCCCCCGCCAGTGGTGGGAGCATCTAAAGATTCTCCAGGAAAACCCTTACCAATACCCACATTTCAAATTGTTGGTGTGGAACAACTGACTAAACAACCAGTAGCGAGTCAGCGTTTATTTCTGCACTATCTTCGCTTAAGTGAGCAGTATTTTGCTAGTCAAGAATCTAGCCGATTTCTTGAATCTAGTGTACTTTTATGGGTATCACGTCCTTGGTTATCTGCTATTCAGCAGTCAGCGCCACAATTTTGGCGTTGGCGGACTGGTGTGTTTATCTTCGCGGGAGAACCGACACCAACAACGCAAAATACCAGTCATCCAGAACGGTTTTCTAATTCCCGGAGTCTAAATTTAGATAAAATCGAGCAATCTGTGTTGGATGAGTTAGATATAGAGACAGAAGTGAGTGCTATATCACCTACAGACTTGAAGTTTGGGGATGACTTAGCCTTGCCAATAGAAACGCCGCAGCAGACAGATACAAAAGAAGAGGTTTTGCCGTCAATCTCAGAGTTATTCACAACCAAGCAAAAACAGCAGGAATTCACTGCTAGGTCGAGTACGGCTAATCGCCCATCATTGGTGTCATTTTCTCATGTCAGCCAGGAGTTGAGTGAGTTGGTCTGGGCAACGATTAATCCCCAAATTCCTTTAGAAAATGAGGATAATTGGCAACCACAGCAATTTTTATTAGAAATTGAAGAGTTGCATTCTCGTTCAGCAACGGGAGAAGCTTTGGCGGTAGCTTATCATCAGTTAGGTAATTTATACCGTCTGCGGATTGAACAGGGACAGTCAACGTTAGAAAATCTCATGGTGGCAATTATTGCCTATCAGGAGGCGATTAGCTATGACGAAAATTCGCCGCAATTGCCAGATATTCTCAATGACTTGGGTACACTCTATTGGATGCTTTATCGTACACCAACGAATATTGAGGAAGGACAGAGTTACATAGAGCAGGGAATTGAGTTTTATCAGTTGGCGCTGAAGATGATTTCTCCAGAGACACACTCAGAAACCTATGCGCGAGTACAGAATAATCTAGGAACAGCCTACGGTGATTTGGCACGTTTTTTGAGTCCGGCGGAGAATTGGCAAAAAGCTGTTGTGGCTTATGGTGAAGCTTTGCGCCATAGAACAGTTGATTTAGATCCGCTAAAATACGCTGCTTGTCAGAATAATTTAGGTACGGCATACTGGCATTTAGCACAATATAATCAACCAGTATTGCATTTAAAGCTGGCGATCGCCTCTTACAAACAAGCCCTGGCTCATTACAATCCCCAGGAAGAACCCTTAAAGTATGGGATGATTCAAAATAATATCGGTACTGCTTACTGGAATTTGTCACAGTACGAGCAACCAAAAGAACATCTCCAGTTAGCCGTTGATGTCTACCGCGAAGCTCTAAAATATCGCACTCCAGCCACCGTTCCTAATGCTTGTGCGGCTACCCAAAATAATCTGGGTACAGCTTACTGGCATTTAGCTAATTTATCTCAAACACCTAAAGATATACGACAAAAGTTGCTACAACTATGTATTGTTGCTTATAAAGAAGCGATCGCTTTAGCTCATTCTCTGAGTCACACATCCTTGAGCTTTGATTTATTTGCCACCCATAATAACTTGGGACTAGCCCATTATCAGTTAGTCACAGATAATACTTTTAATGGGGATAAAATGGAGCGATCGCAACATCTAGAAGCAGCATTAGAAAACCATTTGCAAGCCTTAAATGGTTTGAGTAAACAACCAGAGGCTTATCAAACAACTTTTGCTTATGTCGTCAAAACAGTCCGAGCTTTCCACAGCGAATTAGGCATTCAAGGACAAAATCTCGCCTTATCTAAAGTTCCTGGTCATTTGTTACCAGAAATTTTGCCGAAGTTGTAA
- a CDS encoding Uma2 family endonuclease — protein sequence MTITTYKWTIERYHQAIAAGIFDDQPIELLRGELIVMPPEREPHAYYNTEAADYLRILLGERVKIRDAKPITLPNNSEPAPDIAIVKPLGKVYLEHHPYPEDIFWIIEFSKATLSKDLGQKKEIYAEAGITEYWVVNLNNSQLQVFRDLNNGQYTTELTLTRGTISPLAFPDIFVQVESITGNR from the coding sequence ATGACGATAACTACCTATAAATGGACAATTGAACGCTATCACCAAGCAATAGCAGCAGGCATCTTTGATGATCAGCCAATTGAACTATTGCGCGGCGAACTCATAGTTATGCCTCCAGAACGAGAACCTCACGCCTACTACAACACAGAAGCCGCAGATTATCTCCGTATACTGCTCGGTGAACGGGTAAAAATCCGCGATGCCAAACCAATCACACTCCCCAACAACTCAGAACCTGCTCCTGATATTGCCATTGTCAAACCTTTAGGCAAAGTTTATCTAGAACATCATCCTTATCCTGAAGATATTTTCTGGATTATCGAATTTTCTAAAGCTACCCTCAGCAAAGATTTAGGTCAGAAAAAGGAAATTTACGCTGAGGCAGGCATTACTGAATACTGGGTTGTCAACCTGAATAATTCGCAATTGCAGGTCTTTCGTGACCTCAACAATGGGCAATACACAACTGAACTGACGCTAACTAGAGGCACTATTTCACCCTTAGCCTTTCCTGATATTTTTGTCCAAGTTGAGAGTATTACGGGGAATAGGTAA
- the psbC gene encoding photosystem II reaction center protein CP43, protein MVTLSNRPAVISGGRDQESTGFAWWSGNARLINLSGKLLGAHVAHAGLIVFWAGAMTLFEVAHFVPEKPMYEQGLILLPHVATLGWGVGAGGEVIDTFPYFVVGVLHLISSAVLGFGGIYHAVRGPETLEEYSSFFGYDWKDKNKMTNIIGFHLIILGVGALLLVLKAMFFGGIYDTWAPGGGDVRIISNPTLNPAVIFGYLIKAPFGGEGWIVSVNNLEDVIGGHIWIALICISGGIWHIFTKPFAWARRAFIWSGEAYLSYSLGALSLMGFIASTMVWYNNTVYPSEFFGPTGPEASQAQALTFLIRDQRLGANVGSAQGPTGLGKYLMRSPTGEIIFGGETMRFWDFQGPWLEPLRGPNGLDLDKIKNDIQPWQARRAAEYMTHAPLGSLNSVGGVATEINSFNYVSPRAWLSTSHFVLGFFFLIGHLWHAGRARAAAGGFEKGIDRETEPVLFMNELD, encoded by the coding sequence GTGGTAACGCTCTCTAATAGACCTGCGGTAATAAGCGGCGGACGTGACCAGGAGTCCACTGGCTTTGCATGGTGGTCTGGCAACGCTCGCCTGATCAACTTATCTGGTAAACTGCTGGGCGCTCACGTTGCTCACGCTGGTTTGATTGTATTCTGGGCTGGAGCGATGACATTATTTGAAGTCGCTCACTTTGTCCCAGAAAAGCCGATGTATGAGCAAGGCTTAATTCTGCTACCACACGTAGCAACTCTAGGCTGGGGTGTGGGCGCAGGTGGTGAAGTTATCGACACCTTCCCCTACTTTGTTGTCGGTGTACTCCACCTGATTTCCTCTGCTGTACTAGGCTTTGGCGGTATTTATCACGCCGTTCGTGGCCCAGAAACCTTAGAAGAGTACTCCTCTTTCTTTGGTTATGACTGGAAAGACAAGAACAAGATGACCAACATCATCGGTTTCCACCTGATCATTCTAGGTGTCGGTGCGTTACTGTTGGTGCTGAAGGCAATGTTCTTTGGTGGTATCTATGATACCTGGGCCCCTGGTGGTGGAGATGTGCGGATCATTTCTAATCCCACATTGAACCCGGCTGTCATCTTCGGTTATTTGATCAAAGCCCCCTTCGGTGGTGAAGGCTGGATTGTCAGCGTCAATAACCTAGAAGACGTAATCGGCGGTCACATCTGGATTGCTTTAATTTGTATTTCTGGCGGTATCTGGCACATTTTCACCAAGCCTTTTGCTTGGGCGCGTCGTGCGTTCATTTGGTCTGGTGAAGCTTACCTCTCCTACAGCTTGGGTGCTTTGTCCCTCATGGGCTTCATTGCTTCCACAATGGTTTGGTACAACAACACAGTTTACCCCAGTGAATTCTTTGGCCCCACAGGCCCTGAAGCTTCTCAAGCTCAAGCCTTAACCTTCTTGATTCGTGACCAACGCTTAGGTGCTAACGTCGGTTCTGCTCAAGGCCCCACAGGTCTAGGTAAATACCTCATGCGCTCACCTACAGGTGAAATCATCTTCGGTGGTGAAACCATGCGCTTCTGGGATTTCCAAGGCCCCTGGTTAGAGCCATTACGCGGACCCAACGGTTTGGATCTCGATAAGATCAAGAACGATATTCAGCCTTGGCAAGCTCGTCGTGCTGCTGAATACATGACTCACGCACCTCTAGGTTCTTTGAACTCAGTAGGTGGTGTGGCTACCGAAATTAACTCTTTCAACTACGTATCTCCTCGTGCGTGGTTGTCTACTTCTCACTTCGTACTAGGCTTCTTCTTCTTGATTGGTCACTTGTGGCACGCTGGACGCGCTCGTGCGGCGGCTGGCGGTTTCGAGAAGGGTATCGACCGTGAGACCGAACCAGTATTGTTCATGAATGAACTCGACTAA